In one Halorubrum sp. CBA1229 genomic region, the following are encoded:
- the nucS gene encoding endonuclease NucS, with the protein MTVTSVHDPSHREALWELEDAFERGDLISVFGRCTVSYEGRAASDLGLGDRLLVLKPDGAALVHTDEGRQPVNWQPPGSEHRAAVREGRLRVRSTRSNPDETLTVRFDRVHQLSAMAVTGGRDLTLHGSEEDLRTRILERPELVEPGFEPRETERPSSAGPMDVFGVDADGTPVVVELKRRRVGPDAVGQLARYVRAFREELGAEADGREGDGDAEGDDTDGPRVRGVLVAPSVTDRAAERLSDRGFDHVALEPTPER; encoded by the coding sequence GCCACCGCGAGGCCCTCTGGGAGTTAGAGGACGCCTTCGAGCGCGGCGACCTGATAAGCGTCTTCGGGCGCTGCACGGTCAGCTACGAGGGTCGCGCCGCCTCGGACCTCGGCCTCGGCGACCGGCTGCTCGTGTTGAAGCCTGACGGGGCCGCTCTCGTCCACACCGACGAGGGGCGCCAACCGGTCAACTGGCAGCCGCCGGGGTCGGAGCACCGCGCCGCGGTCCGGGAGGGGCGGCTCCGGGTGCGCTCGACCAGAAGCAACCCCGACGAGACGCTCACCGTCCGCTTCGACCGGGTCCACCAGCTCTCCGCGATGGCGGTCACCGGCGGGCGCGACCTCACGCTCCACGGCAGCGAGGAGGACCTCCGGACCCGGATTCTGGAACGCCCGGAGCTCGTCGAGCCGGGATTCGAGCCGCGGGAGACCGAGCGCCCGTCGAGCGCCGGCCCGATGGACGTGTTCGGCGTCGACGCCGACGGCACCCCGGTCGTCGTCGAGCTGAAGCGCCGGCGCGTCGGGCCGGACGCGGTCGGGCAGCTCGCGCGGTACGTGCGAGCGTTCCGCGAGGAGTTGGGGGCGGAGGCGGACGGTCGCGAGGGCGACGGCGACGCCGAGGGCGACGACACCGACGGCCCCCGCGTCCGGGGCGTCCTCGTCGCCCCCTCGGTCACGGATCGGGCCGCCGAGCGGCTGTCGGACCGGGGGTTCGACCACGTCGCGCTCGAACCGACGCCCGAGAGGTAA
- a CDS encoding 50S ribosomal protein L16, which yields MSDKPASMYRTIDKPSYTRREYITGIPGSKIAQHNMGDLSAEPDDYPVQISLRVEEELQIRHGSLESARLSANRHLIKELGEGNYKMTLRKFPHQVIRENKQATGAGADRVSDGMRQAFGKPVGTAARLNKDDIVFTAYCDVEQASAVKEAFRRAYNKLSPPCRITVDRGEKLLVS from the coding sequence ATGTCTGACAAACCCGCCTCTATGTATCGGACGATCGACAAGCCGTCGTACACCCGCCGCGAGTACATCACCGGAATTCCCGGCTCGAAGATCGCCCAGCACAACATGGGCGACCTCTCCGCGGAGCCCGACGACTACCCCGTCCAGATCAGCCTCCGCGTCGAGGAGGAGCTCCAGATCCGCCACGGCTCGCTGGAGAGCGCGCGCCTCTCGGCGAACCGCCACCTGATCAAGGAGCTCGGCGAGGGCAACTACAAGATGACCCTCCGCAAGTTCCCCCACCAGGTCATCCGGGAGAACAAGCAGGCGACCGGCGCCGGGGCAGACCGCGTCTCCGACGGGATGCGGCAGGCGTTCGGCAAGCCGGTCGGGACGGCCGCGCGGCTCAACAAGGACGACATCGTCTTCACCGCGTACTGCGACGTCGAGCAGGCGTCCGCCGTGAAGGAGGCGTTCCGCCGCGCGTACAACAAGCTCTCGCCGCCGTGCCGGATCACGGTCGACCGCGGCGAGAAGCTCCTCGTCTCGTAG
- a CDS encoding DEAD/DEAH box helicase has translation MSQQLAEVETLFLHEARSDYTVVANRDGNRVLRGRLELKETSAGPRPGKFRVIRDGEDHPRQPDEFVDLARAADRIRISEQTTPENRKQLEAMLDGYQLEAMAVRTCRRCANDGRYGPITSESAVEHNGELICRDCARRELERELSYKGEFTGAAEERLEELLYESGDLDRIVNLLQGGLDPDLTKYDEVSANVDDVSPVRTEDLDLHPDLSAHLQGRFEELLPVQSLSVRNGLLDGDDQLVVSATATGKTLVGELTGIDRALKGEGKLLFLVPLVALANQKHEDFKDRYGDRLNVSIRVGSSRVNDDGNRFDPNADVIVGTYEGIDHALRTGKDLGDVGTVVIDEVHTLKEGERGHRLDGLISRLKYYSEERMETHPGYGGTQFVYLSATVGNPEWLAEKLRATLIEYEERPVPIERHVTFADSREKADIADKLVKREFDTKSSKGYRGQTIVFTNSRRRCHEISRKLRYDSAPYHAGLDYKRRKKVERQFGNQDLSAVVTTAALAAGVDFPASQVIFDSLAMGIEWLSVQEFSQMLGRAGRPDYHDRGRVYLLVEPDGVYHNSMDRTEDEVAFTLLKGEMEDVATHYDEAAAVEETLANVVVAGKKAKRLNDRMIGEVPTKHAVGKLLEWEFIDGFDPTPLGRGVTRHFLAPDEAFFILDAVRKGTDPYQIVADLELRDDEE, from the coding sequence GTGTCACAGCAGTTGGCCGAGGTCGAGACGCTGTTCCTCCACGAGGCGCGGAGCGACTACACCGTCGTCGCGAACCGGGACGGGAACCGGGTGCTCCGCGGGCGGCTCGAGCTCAAGGAGACCTCCGCGGGCCCGCGCCCGGGGAAGTTCCGCGTGATCCGCGACGGCGAGGACCACCCCCGCCAGCCCGACGAGTTCGTCGACCTCGCCCGCGCGGCCGACCGGATCCGCATCTCCGAACAGACCACGCCGGAGAACCGGAAGCAGCTGGAGGCGATGCTCGACGGCTACCAGCTGGAGGCGATGGCCGTCCGGACCTGCCGGCGCTGCGCGAACGACGGCCGCTACGGGCCGATCACGAGCGAGAGCGCGGTCGAGCACAACGGCGAGCTGATCTGCCGCGACTGCGCTCGGCGAGAGCTTGAGCGGGAGCTCTCTTATAAAGGCGAGTTCACGGGCGCCGCCGAGGAGCGGTTAGAGGAGCTGCTGTACGAGTCCGGCGACTTGGACCGGATCGTCAACCTCCTGCAGGGCGGGCTCGACCCCGACCTCACCAAGTACGACGAGGTCTCCGCCAACGTCGACGACGTGAGCCCCGTGCGCACCGAGGATCTCGACCTTCACCCGGACCTGTCCGCGCATCTGCAGGGCCGCTTCGAGGAACTGCTCCCGGTTCAGAGCCTCTCGGTGCGGAACGGCCTCCTAGACGGCGACGACCAGCTCGTCGTGAGCGCGACCGCGACGGGGAAGACGCTCGTCGGCGAGCTGACCGGGATCGACCGCGCGCTGAAAGGGGAGGGAAAGCTCCTCTTTTTAGTGCCGCTCGTCGCGCTCGCCAACCAGAAGCACGAGGACTTCAAGGACCGCTACGGCGACCGGCTGAACGTCTCGATCCGCGTCGGTTCCTCGCGGGTGAACGACGACGGCAACCGCTTCGACCCGAACGCCGACGTGATCGTCGGCACGTACGAGGGGATCGACCACGCGCTCCGGACCGGGAAGGACCTCGGCGACGTCGGCACCGTCGTCATCGACGAGGTCCACACGCTGAAGGAGGGCGAGCGGGGCCACCGGCTCGACGGCCTCATTTCTCGGCTGAAGTACTACAGCGAGGAGCGGATGGAGACGCACCCGGGGTACGGCGGCACGCAGTTCGTCTACCTCTCCGCGACGGTCGGGAACCCGGAGTGGCTCGCCGAGAAGCTCCGGGCGACGCTCATCGAGTACGAGGAGCGACCCGTCCCCATCGAGCGCCACGTCACCTTCGCGGACAGCCGGGAGAAGGCCGACATCGCCGACAAGCTCGTGAAACGGGAGTTCGACACGAAGTCCTCGAAGGGGTACCGCGGACAGACGATCGTCTTCACGAACTCCCGGCGGCGCTGCCACGAAATCAGCCGGAAGCTCCGATACGACTCCGCGCCGTACCACGCCGGGCTCGACTACAAGCGCCGGAAGAAGGTCGAACGCCAGTTCGGCAACCAGGACCTCTCCGCGGTCGTCACCACCGCGGCGCTCGCGGCGGGCGTCGACTTCCCCGCCTCGCAGGTGATCTTCGACTCGCTGGCGATGGGGATCGAGTGGCTCTCCGTCCAGGAGTTCTCCCAGATGCTCGGCCGCGCCGGGCGTCCCGACTACCACGACCGCGGGCGCGTCTACCTCCTCGTCGAGCCCGACGGCGTCTATCACAACTCCATGGACCGCACCGAGGACGAGGTCGCGTTCACGCTTTTAAAAGGCGAGATGGAGGACGTGGCGACCCACTACGACGAGGCGGCCGCCGTCGAGGAGACGCTGGCGAACGTCGTCGTCGCCGGCAAGAAGGCCAAGCGACTCAACGACCGGATGATCGGCGAGGTGCCGACGAAACACGCAGTCGGGAAGCTGCTGGAGTGGGAGTTCATCGACGGCTTCGACCCCACGCCGCTCGGCCGCGGCGTCACGAGGCACTTCCTCGCGCCCGACGAGGCGTTCTTCATCCTCGACGCGGTCCGGAAGGGGACGGACCCGTACCAGATCGTCGCCGATCTGGAACTGCGCGACGACGAGGAGTGA
- a CDS encoding vWA domain-containing protein: MTTNRNNESGRTVPISRRSILRTTGAAGALALGGTSLPFVTGVAAADEHLIETCGGEVDVVVALDYSGSIRNAGTWGDIQSGVDSFLGVVPADVQLGLVTFGDAPAAFEYGPGNLLDFATASNVSAVQAGVPASTPPGENATHMPGALDYSNAILEQEGRGGREIVVLITDGGPNYENGVVGDGASPPADDTTFPYGTFEYTGGTTGGENGIAGEPGELTETTATATAIKNAGRRVIAVGVGENVAGFDDYLRDDIASATDDFVAVQDASNLGAELEALISEVCEECVDCSVDGQLAKYEFACVETDPDTGECLAYDFVPEGDADDNVAYTPGSFESKEGEAFEPMTATFDTEYCDLYALVKSGRELDVQSIEETDGSVTVETANGGKFAISFVAFYCTEEAAVEAMEAFPSRGRR, translated from the coding sequence ATGACAACAAATAGAAACAACGAATCGGGCCGGACCGTTCCCATCTCGCGGCGCAGCATCCTCCGCACGACGGGCGCAGCCGGCGCGCTGGCGCTCGGAGGAACCAGCCTCCCGTTCGTCACCGGCGTCGCCGCCGCCGACGAGCACCTCATCGAGACCTGCGGCGGCGAGGTCGACGTCGTCGTCGCGCTCGACTATTCGGGCTCGATACGGAACGCCGGCACTTGGGGAGACATCCAGAGCGGCGTGGACAGCTTCCTCGGCGTCGTCCCGGCCGACGTCCAGCTCGGGCTCGTCACGTTCGGTGACGCGCCCGCCGCGTTCGAGTACGGTCCGGGAAACCTCCTGGATTTCGCGACCGCGAGCAACGTCTCGGCGGTTCAGGCCGGCGTGCCGGCGAGCACCCCGCCCGGGGAGAACGCGACGCACATGCCCGGCGCGCTGGACTACTCCAACGCGATCCTCGAGCAGGAGGGCCGCGGCGGGAGAGAGATCGTCGTCCTGATCACGGACGGCGGGCCGAACTACGAGAACGGCGTGGTCGGCGACGGCGCCTCGCCGCCCGCCGACGATACGACGTTCCCCTACGGCACGTTCGAGTACACCGGGGGAACGACCGGCGGTGAGAACGGTATCGCCGGCGAACCCGGTGAACTGACCGAGACCACCGCCACAGCGACCGCGATCAAGAACGCCGGTCGCCGCGTCATCGCCGTCGGCGTCGGCGAGAACGTCGCCGGCTTCGACGACTATCTCCGGGACGATATCGCCAGCGCCACCGACGACTTCGTCGCGGTCCAGGACGCGTCGAACCTGGGCGCGGAGCTGGAAGCGCTCATCAGCGAGGTCTGCGAGGAGTGCGTCGACTGCTCCGTCGACGGCCAGCTCGCGAAGTACGAGTTCGCCTGCGTCGAGACCGATCCCGACACCGGCGAGTGCCTCGCGTACGACTTCGTCCCGGAGGGGGACGCCGACGACAACGTCGCGTACACCCCCGGTTCCTTCGAGAGCAAGGAGGGCGAGGCGTTCGAGCCGATGACCGCCACCTTCGACACGGAGTACTGCGACCTCTACGCGCTGGTCAAGAGCGGCCGGGAGCTGGACGTGCAGTCCATCGAGGAGACCGACGGGAGCGTCACGGTCGAAACCGCGAACGGCGGAAAGTTCGCGATCAGCTTCGTGGCGTTCTACTGCACCGAAGAGGCGGCGGTCGAGGCGATGGAGGCCTTCCCGTCCCGCGGCAGGCGCTAG
- a CDS encoding CAP domain-containing protein → MASEQPSRVWDRRTVLRRSLAIVSTAVISGCLDGPDTDETAPNGDRDTNENDSTDGQTTDGTTSDGDRDTDDPAAYERAIHDRVNAIRSENDREPYEYHEEIAAVARAHSVDMVEQGYFGHESPGGEDSSDRLEEFFPGHCMGVAENIVHVAGGPDTDPDVVAERALSLWLDSAGHRQNILSEAFDEEGVGVAFADKRVVITQNFCATAD, encoded by the coding sequence GTGGCCTCCGAACAGCCGAGCCGCGTCTGGGACCGGCGGACGGTTCTCCGGCGTTCGCTCGCGATCGTCTCGACGGCGGTGATTTCCGGATGCCTCGACGGACCGGACACCGACGAGACGGCGCCGAACGGCGATCGAGACACTAACGAGAACGATTCGACCGACGGCCAGACCACCGACGGGACCACCTCGGACGGCGACCGGGATACCGACGACCCGGCGGCCTACGAGCGGGCGATCCACGACCGCGTGAACGCGATCCGCAGCGAGAACGACCGTGAGCCGTACGAGTACCACGAGGAAATCGCCGCCGTCGCTCGCGCGCACAGCGTCGACATGGTCGAACAGGGGTATTTCGGCCACGAATCACCGGGCGGCGAGGACTCCTCGGACCGGTTGGAGGAGTTCTTCCCGGGCCACTGTATGGGAGTCGCGGAGAACATCGTCCACGTCGCCGGCGGCCCCGACACGGACCCGGACGTGGTCGCCGAACGCGCGCTCTCGCTGTGGCTGGACTCGGCGGGGCACCGACAGAACATCCTCTCCGAGGCGTTCGACGAGGAAGGCGTCGGCGTCGCGTTCGCCGACAAGCGCGTCGTGATCACGCAGAACTTCTGTGCGACCGCCGACTGA
- a CDS encoding MauE/DoxX family redox-associated membrane protein: protein MSDDTAIAADDADDAGPLARRKRLLRRVMGANYVLAGVAHFLAPDSFAEAVPPEFPRPRTLVYLSGVAEIALGVGVQFDRTRRASAWGIVALLVAVFPANVYMATDDAAAEFVPDRLAGVARAAAWARLPLQAVLVLWAWWHALPEPGGDGDVETGGAETEAAS from the coding sequence ATGAGCGACGACACGGCGATCGCCGCCGACGACGCCGATGACGCCGGCCCGCTCGCCAGGCGAAAGCGGCTCCTCCGCCGCGTGATGGGTGCGAACTACGTCCTCGCGGGCGTGGCGCACTTTCTCGCGCCGGATTCGTTCGCCGAGGCAGTCCCGCCCGAGTTCCCGCGGCCGCGGACGCTCGTCTATCTGTCCGGCGTCGCGGAGATCGCCCTCGGGGTCGGTGTGCAGTTCGATCGGACGCGACGCGCGTCGGCGTGGGGCATCGTGGCACTGCTGGTCGCCGTCTTCCCGGCGAACGTCTACATGGCGACAGACGACGCGGCGGCCGAGTTCGTCCCCGACCGACTCGCGGGGGTCGCCCGCGCGGCGGCGTGGGCGCGGCTCCCGTTGCAGGCCGTGCTGGTGCTGTGGGCGTGGTGGCACGCGCTCCCCGAGCCCGGGGGCGACGGCGACGTCGAGACGGGCGGTGCAGAGACGGAAGCGGCGAGCTAA
- a CDS encoding zinc ribbon domain-containing protein — MIDLGTVYLAVTGALLLVALGAGLHVLRGIVREGLDLRRRRRTGEVEKYTEEYGPGPPDDSDDPTATCPRCGAANEPGFDYCRRCAAPLGPGS; from the coding sequence GTGATCGACCTCGGGACGGTCTACCTCGCCGTTACGGGGGCGCTGCTGCTCGTCGCGTTAGGGGCCGGACTCCACGTGCTTCGCGGGATCGTCCGGGAGGGGCTCGACCTCCGTCGACGCCGCCGGACCGGAGAGGTGGAGAAGTACACCGAGGAGTACGGGCCGGGACCGCCAGACGACTCGGACGACCCGACCGCGACGTGTCCCCGGTGCGGGGCGGCCAACGAGCCGGGTTTCGACTACTGTCGGCGCTGCGCGGCGCCGCTCGGTCCCGGAAGTTAG
- a CDS encoding cold-shock protein produces MATGKVDFFNDTGGYGFIETDDADDDVFFHMEDVEGPDLEEGQELEFDIESSPKGPRASNVVRQ; encoded by the coding sequence ATGGCGACCGGAAAGGTTGATTTCTTCAACGACACTGGCGGCTACGGATTTATTGAGACTGACGACGCTGACGACGACGTGTTCTTCCACATGGAAGACGTCGAAGGGCCGGACCTCGAAGAGGGCCAGGAGCTCGAGTTCGATATCGAGTCCTCGCCCAAGGGGCCGCGCGCGTCCAACGTCGTTCGGCAGTAA
- a CDS encoding 2Fe-2S iron-sulfur cluster-binding protein: protein MPTVSYQGEEIECEKGDVLRDVLAEAGLSVYNGKMKQLNCRGAGSCGSCAVQVEGEVSEPGKKEKARLWFPPHHPSHDVRLACQTKVEGDVEVTKGRGLFGQHI, encoded by the coding sequence ATGCCTACCGTATCCTATCAGGGCGAGGAGATCGAGTGCGAGAAGGGCGACGTGTTGCGCGACGTGTTGGCCGAGGCCGGCCTCTCCGTGTACAACGGCAAGATGAAACAGCTCAACTGCCGGGGCGCGGGGTCGTGCGGCTCCTGTGCGGTCCAGGTCGAGGGCGAGGTGAGCGAGCCGGGAAAAAAGGAGAAGGCCCGCCTCTGGTTCCCGCCGCACCACCCGAGCCACGACGTCCGCCTCGCGTGTCAGACGAAGGTCGAGGGCGACGTCGAGGTGACGAAGGGCCGGGGGCTCTTCGGCCAACACATCTGA
- a CDS encoding DUF5611 family protein has product MKEYKMRRGEHLDDRMPDLKGSIEEYFGEVSGTEEWQGHELYVVEDPDNPVFERIVAGAAEYGSKKDKLAVHFEERPAEDVIAEGNADAAADAVDAKNEFLLEATGRDAKSRRDSLKREVEDEAPDY; this is encoded by the coding sequence ATGAAGGAGTACAAGATGCGCCGCGGCGAGCATCTGGACGACCGCATGCCCGACCTGAAGGGCTCCATCGAGGAGTACTTCGGCGAGGTCTCCGGCACGGAGGAGTGGCAGGGCCACGAGCTGTACGTCGTCGAGGACCCCGACAACCCGGTCTTCGAGCGGATCGTGGCGGGCGCCGCGGAGTACGGCAGCAAGAAGGACAAGCTCGCGGTCCACTTCGAGGAGCGACCGGCCGAGGACGTCATCGCCGAGGGGAACGCCGACGCCGCCGCCGACGCGGTCGACGCGAAAAACGAATTCCTGCTGGAGGCGACGGGCCGCGACGCGAAGTCCCGGCGCGACTCGCTGAAGCGCGAGGTCGAGGACGAGGCGCCCGACTACTGA
- a CDS encoding histidine phosphatase family protein, translated as MNTLFVRHGTTEWNELGRIQGWAPVGLSESGRAEADRVADALAERHAIDAVVASDLARTVETAEPIAAAAGVELETDPRLRERDFGVFQGLASGDFFERFPAFDLLENGRDAAERAPESGESWLAVRERVLDAAADFRARDETVVAVTHVNPIRLVAGERRDLSVVRSLTELSADNCSVTAVDDRGALVRENDPSYK; from the coding sequence GTGAACACGCTGTTCGTCAGACACGGGACGACCGAGTGGAACGAGCTCGGCCGGATACAGGGGTGGGCGCCCGTCGGCCTCTCCGAGAGCGGGCGCGCGGAGGCCGACCGGGTCGCCGACGCGCTCGCGGAGCGCCACGCTATCGACGCGGTCGTCGCCTCCGACCTCGCGCGGACCGTCGAGACCGCCGAGCCGATCGCCGCGGCGGCCGGGGTCGAGCTCGAGACCGACCCGCGGCTCCGCGAGCGCGACTTCGGCGTCTTTCAGGGGCTCGCCTCGGGCGACTTCTTCGAGCGCTTCCCCGCGTTCGACCTGCTGGAGAACGGGCGGGACGCGGCCGAACGCGCGCCCGAGAGCGGCGAGAGCTGGCTCGCCGTCCGCGAGCGCGTCCTCGACGCAGCCGCCGACTTCCGCGCCCGCGACGAGACGGTCGTCGCCGTCACGCACGTGAACCCGATCCGGCTCGTCGCCGGCGAGCGCCGAGACCTCTCGGTCGTGCGGTCGCTCACGGAGCTGTCGGCCGACAACTGCTCGGTCACCGCGGTCGACGACCGGGGCGCGCTCGTCCGCGAGAACGACCCGTCGTATAAATAG
- a CDS encoding universal stress protein: MSIETVLLAVGTEDETQTEQIAREAIAVAGPTGAEVVLTHVFTDEEFDGIRSKLGVDDSSEGSTPDAVAERHTTTRALAKALDEAGVDYSIRGAVGDHADEVVGVASAVEADRVVVGGRRRSPTGKAVFGSVAQEVILSSPCPVTFVRDAAA; the protein is encoded by the coding sequence ATGAGCATAGAAACGGTGTTACTGGCGGTCGGAACCGAAGACGAGACGCAAACCGAACAGATCGCGCGGGAGGCGATCGCGGTCGCCGGGCCCACGGGCGCGGAGGTCGTGTTGACCCACGTGTTCACCGACGAGGAGTTCGACGGCATCCGCTCGAAGCTCGGCGTCGACGATTCGAGCGAGGGATCGACCCCGGACGCGGTCGCCGAGCGACACACGACGACGCGGGCGCTCGCGAAGGCCCTCGACGAGGCCGGCGTCGACTACTCGATCCGCGGCGCGGTTGGCGACCACGCCGACGAGGTCGTCGGGGTCGCCTCGGCCGTCGAAGCCGACCGCGTGGTGGTCGGAGGCCGGCGCCGGTCGCCGACCGGCAAGGCCGTCTTCGGCAGCGTCGCGCAGGAGGTCATCCTCTCGTCGCCGTGCCCGGTGACCTTCGTGCGGGACGCCGCCGCCTGA
- a CDS encoding ROK family protein, with protein sequence MYYVGVDLGATNVRAVVGDGAATILGSDTRGTPRGPNGIAVTEAVLGVVRGACADAEIDPTEVVAAGIGSIGPLDLAAGVVQGPANLPDTVERIPLVGPVSQLLDTDEVHLHNDTIAGVIGERFHSERNPDDMVYLTISSGIGAGVAVDGNVLSGWDGNAGEVGHMTVDPHGFMTCGCGHDGHWEGYCSGNNIPKYARELHAEDPVETALPIEDPDFSAVDVFEAAGEDVFADHVIDQVAHWNAMGVANVIHAYAPLVVSVGGAVALNNPERVIDPVREKLSDMVFINVPEVRLTDLGDEVVVKGALASALTGGTGDRSRAESPPE encoded by the coding sequence ATGTACTACGTGGGCGTCGACCTCGGGGCGACGAACGTCCGGGCGGTCGTCGGCGACGGCGCGGCGACCATACTCGGCTCCGACACGCGGGGGACTCCCCGCGGTCCGAACGGAATCGCCGTGACCGAGGCCGTGCTCGGCGTCGTCCGCGGCGCGTGCGCCGACGCCGAGATCGACCCGACGGAGGTCGTCGCGGCCGGGATCGGCTCGATCGGTCCGCTCGACCTCGCCGCCGGAGTCGTCCAGGGGCCGGCGAACCTCCCGGACACCGTCGAGCGGATCCCGCTCGTCGGGCCCGTCTCCCAGCTGCTCGACACCGACGAGGTCCACCTCCACAACGACACCATCGCGGGCGTCATCGGCGAGCGGTTCCACTCCGAGCGCAACCCGGACGACATGGTGTACCTCACGATCTCCTCGGGGATCGGCGCGGGGGTCGCCGTCGACGGCAACGTGCTCTCGGGGTGGGACGGCAACGCCGGCGAGGTCGGCCACATGACCGTCGACCCGCACGGCTTCATGACCTGCGGGTGCGGCCACGACGGCCACTGGGAGGGGTACTGCTCCGGCAACAACATCCCGAAGTACGCCCGGGAGCTCCACGCGGAGGACCCGGTCGAGACGGCGCTTCCGATCGAGGACCCCGACTTCTCCGCGGTCGACGTGTTCGAGGCGGCCGGTGAGGACGTCTTCGCCGACCACGTGATCGACCAGGTCGCCCACTGGAACGCCATGGGCGTCGCCAACGTGATCCACGCGTACGCCCCGCTCGTGGTGAGCGTCGGCGGCGCGGTCGCGCTCAACAACCCCGAGCGGGTGATCGATCCCGTCCGCGAGAAGCTCTCAGACATGGTGTTCATCAACGTCCCGGAGGTCAGGCTCACCGACTTGGGCGACGAGGTCGTCGTGAAGGGGGCGCTCGCGAGCGCGCTCACCGGCGGCACGGGCGACCGGTCGCGGGCGGAGTCGCCGCCGGAGTGA
- a CDS encoding PrsW family glutamic-type intramembrane protease: MPSRSDPVKSRADDDRDLYDVATWEERTSLDGLSVALYWLITRSAKALVVLVAFLGLLAILGSFGLGLVFDPAVAMLVGLSAIPAFGLAAYVYVSDVTTAEPLSLLVATFLLSILTATFAALLNSYAQPLFSPLGFPGLVLFFFVFVGPIEESVKLLAVRLYAYTDDRFDAVVDGAVYGAIAGLGFAVIENLVYIAQNVEMSELTLGIAVLGAGDGITALRALAGPGHVVYSAFAGYYLGLAKFNPENRGPIVVKGLVMAAAIHGLYNTLVGPVTSVVPALTPLPRLPTLFLFVLLFQGAFGYVLLRKIWRYRDAYVETRDAVDSDVEPELTEFED; the protein is encoded by the coding sequence ATGCCATCACGGTCGGACCCGGTCAAGTCGCGCGCCGACGACGACCGCGACCTCTACGACGTCGCCACGTGGGAGGAGCGCACCTCCCTCGACGGGCTCTCCGTCGCGCTGTACTGGCTCATCACCCGATCGGCGAAGGCGCTGGTCGTGCTCGTCGCCTTCCTCGGGCTCCTCGCCATCCTCGGGTCGTTCGGCCTCGGCCTCGTCTTCGATCCCGCAGTCGCGATGCTCGTCGGTCTCTCGGCGATCCCGGCGTTCGGGCTCGCCGCGTACGTGTACGTCTCCGACGTCACGACCGCGGAGCCGCTCTCCCTGCTCGTGGCGACGTTCCTGCTGTCGATCCTCACGGCGACGTTCGCCGCGCTGCTCAACAGCTACGCGCAGCCCCTCTTTTCTCCGCTCGGGTTCCCCGGGCTCGTCCTCTTTTTCTTCGTGTTCGTCGGCCCGATCGAGGAGTCGGTGAAGCTGCTCGCGGTCCGGCTGTACGCGTACACGGACGACCGGTTCGACGCCGTCGTCGACGGCGCGGTGTACGGGGCGATCGCCGGCCTCGGCTTCGCCGTCATCGAGAACCTCGTGTACATCGCCCAGAACGTCGAGATGTCGGAGCTGACGCTCGGGATCGCCGTCCTCGGCGCGGGCGACGGGATCACGGCGCTGCGCGCGCTCGCGGGCCCGGGCCACGTCGTCTACTCGGCGTTCGCGGGCTACTACCTGGGCCTCGCGAAGTTCAACCCCGAGAACCGCGGCCCGATCGTCGTGAAGGGGCTCGTCATGGCCGCCGCGATCCACGGGCTGTACAACACCCTCGTCGGCCCGGTCACCTCGGTGGTCCCGGCGCTCACGCCCCTGCCGCGGCTCCCGACGCTGTTCCTCTTCGTCCTCCTGTTCCAGGGCGCGTTCGGCTACGTCCTCCTCCGGAAGATCTGGCGTTACCGGGACGCGTACGTGGAAACGCGTGACGCGGTCGACTCCGACGTCGAGCCGGAGCTCACGGAGTTCGAGGATTGA